A genomic stretch from Engraulis encrasicolus isolate BLACKSEA-1 chromosome 10, IST_EnEncr_1.0, whole genome shotgun sequence includes:
- the LOC134457322 gene encoding teashirt homolog 2, with protein MPRRKQEAPRRAAVYFPEDESGLPEPIMEEGEGEDKETQSEDAASPEAPSPKAPEPEKETDNKSSYSFQNSPLSAMSNQELELESHLSDNSDRLSDFKTSVSSPQSQKEEEGGRVSKLKDDMHNSLEKMRAAYANFLSDSYWTGIGVDVKASTGTGTGTSSGKANCDSTNASTPAKSEFDWHQDALSKTLQQTLSPKPSVAKPNLFSSVHLYRQSSKPGGTGLTGASRFRCKGCSAAYDTLVELTVHMNKSGHYTDDNHSKPSIASTSSSKSRKRNLQDMEGKEDAQKVLKCMFCGHSFDSLQDLSVHMIKTKHYQKVPLKEPIPVLTPKLVPPTKKRVFEVTRPCSPDSTTGAAGYAEAQRSASALHANTPNNRYGYQNGASYTWQFETCKSQILKCMECGSSHDTLQQLTTHMMVTGHFIKVTNSASKKGKQLALDPLAIEKMQVLAEPVCNETEGGKTSPKSAASADGEKTAQTDKTLEKEEENEDKELKEDQKPNDGSLKYPYLREEDLEQQGTSGGEDILKSLANTVASAINKAQTGTPSWSAYPSIHAAYQLSGVIKSTPLAASPPIPLKQTFNPKLRPIAPKGKFYQGSGSFEELQGHQGSDLKKETQSKEGDTDAKESNSLKLDVEESVDSDCQDDSSSSSKLDTDCGSEGRSVIKEKQSPALLESGKTSPIPLAIPVPVPVPVSIPPANSSHNGVSELLGDTQDILSINPLSALQSVLNNHLGKANKPANPRAESTLSARTQSIFSELSRGLEKSVSALGSSAVPGNSFMFANNDQPIDLTKYKNNKRSSTHVQPSTPVPQKHALSDIADMVKILPKATTPKPSLQSRIPALKLETDVRRFEDVSGEVYSVHKRKGRQSNWNPQHLLILQAQFASSLFLTSEGKYLLSDLGPQERMHISKFTGLSMTTISHWLANVKYQLRKTGGTKFLKNMDTGHPVFYCNDCASQFRTPSAFIAHLESHLGFQIKDMNKLPLDHQTKVMAEPELPKALSIRALESVTTEEEGDSKFKCKLCSRTFASNHAVKLHLSKTHSKSPENHSQYVEMDKE; from the coding sequence TGTATTTCCCCGAGGATGAGTCTGGCTTACCAGAACCCATTATGGAGGAAGGGGAGGGTGAAGACAAGGAGACCCAGAGCGAGGACGCCGCCAGCCCAGAAGCCCCCAGCCCTAAAGCTCCAGAACCGGAGAAGGAGACGGACAACAAGAGCAGCTACAGCTTCCAGAACTCTCCGCTAAGTGCAATGTCCAATCAGGAGCTGGAGCTTGAGTCCCACCTCAGCGACAACAGTGACCGCCTCTCCGACTTCAAAACGTCGGTGTCTTCCCCCCAGAgccagaaggaagaggaggggggccgTGTGTCGAAGTTGAAAGACGACATGCACAACAGCCTGGAGAAGATGAGAGCTGCCTATGCTAATTTCCTGTCAGACTCCTACTGGACAGGAATCGGGGTGGATGTGAAGGCtagcactggcactggcactggcactagCAGCGGCAAAGCGAACTGTGACAGCACCAATGCCAGCACGCCAGCCAAGAGCGAGTTTGACTGGCACCAGGATGCCCTGTCCAAAACGCTGCAACAGACCCTGTCTCCTAAGCCCAGTGTGGCCAAGCCTAACCTCTTCAGTTCTGTGCACTTGTACCGGCAGAGCAGTAAACCCGGTGGCACTGGCCTCACAGGAGCCAGCCGTTTCCGTTGCAAGGGCTGCAGCGCCGCCTACGACACACTAGTTGAGCTAACAGTCCACATGAACAAGAGCGGGCATTACACGGATGACAACCACAGCAAACCGAGCATCGCCTCCACCTCCTCGTCCAAAAGCCGCAAGAGGAACCTACAGGACATGGAGGGTAAAGAGGATGCCCAAAAAGTGCTCAAATGCATGTTCTGTGGCCATTCGTTTGACTCCCTTCAGGATCTAAGTGTTCACATGATCAAAACTAAACATTACCAGAAAGTGCCTTTGAAAGAACCAATTCCCGTACTCACCCCGAAATTAGTTCCACCCACAAAGAAACGTGTGTTTGAGGTTACCAGGCCATGCTCTCCTGACTCCACAACTGGGGCAGCAGGCTACGCTGAGGCTCAGAGATCCGCCTCAGCCCTCCATGCCAACACTCCTAATAATCGCTACGGTTACCAGAATGGTGCTAGCTACACATGGCAGTTTGAGACATGCAAGTCCCAAATACTGAAGTGCATGGAGTGTGGAAGTTCCCACGACACCTTGCAGCAACTGACCACTCACATGATGGTCACAGGACACTTCATTAAAGTGACGAACTCTGCGTCCAAAAAGGGAAAGCAGTTAGCTCTTGACCCGCTAGCCATAGAGAAGATGCAAGTGCTAGCTGAGCCTGTTTGTAATGAGACTGAGGGTGGTAAGACCTCTCCAAAAAGTGCTGCGTCAGCCGATGGAGAGAAGACCGCCCAGACAGACAAAACactggaaaaagaggaggaaaatgaaGATAAGGAATTGAAGGAAGATCAAAAGCCAAACGATGGCTCTCTGAAATATCCCTACCTGCGAGAGGAGGACCTGGAACAACAGGGAACATCAGGAGGTGAGGACATCTTAAAGTCTTTAGCTAATACCGTAGCGTCTGCCATCAACAAAGCCCAAACAGGAACCCCGAGCTGGAGCGCCTACCCCAGCATTCATGCCGCCTATCAACTCTCAGGCGTGATCAAGAGCACACCTCTGGCAGCATCTCCCCCCATTCCACTCAAACAGACTTTCAACCCCAAGCTGAGGCCCATTGCGCCCAAGGGAAAATTTTATCAGGGAAGCGGGTCCTTTGAAGAGTTGCAGGGACACCAAGGCTCTGACCTTAAGAAGGAAACGCAAAGCAAAGAGGGGGACACTGATGCAAAGGAAAGCAACAGCTTGAAGTTAGATGTGGAGGAGAGTGTTGACAGTGACTGTCAGGatgattcctcctcctcttcaaagCTTGACACAGATTGTGGGTCTGAAGGAAGGAGTGTGATCAAAGAGAAGCAGAGCCCGGCGCTCCTAGAGAGCGGCAAaacctcccccatccccctcgccATCCCTGTCCCCGTCCCTGTCCCTGTTTCCATCCCTCCTGCCAACAGTAGCCACAATGGTGTTTCCGAGCTCCTCGGTGACACCCAAGACATCCTTAGCATAAATCCGCTAAGTGCACTACAGTCTGTCTTGAACAATCATTTGGGTAAAGCTAATAAGCCAGCCAATCCGAGAGCTGAAAGCACTCTGTCTGCCCGCACACAGTCCATATTTTCAGAACTGAGCAGAGGCCTTGAAAAGTCCGTATCTGCACTCGGTTCCTCTGCGGTTCCTGGCAACAGCTTCATGTTCGCAAACAATGATCAGCCAATAGACTTAACTAAGTATAAAAACAACAAGAGAAGCTCAACTCACGTCCAGCCATCCACACCAGTGCCACAAAAGCATGCCCTGTCAGACATAGCCGACATGGTGAAGATCCTCCCCAAGGCTACTACTCCAAAGCCATCCTTGCAATCCAGGATTCCCGCCCTGAAGCTCGAGACAGACGTCAGGCGGTTTGAGGATGTCTCCGGTGAAGTTTACTCTGTGCACAAACGTAAAGGCAGGCAGTCCAATTGGAACCCCCAGCACCTCCTTATACTACAGGCTCAGTTTGCCTCTAGTCTCTTTCTGACGTCCGAGGGCAAGTACCTCCTGTCTGACCTGGGCCCACAGGAGAGAATGCACATCTCAAAATTTACTGGTCTCTCCATGACAACCATTAGTCACTGGTTGGCCAATGTGAAATACCAGCTCCGTAAAACGGGTGGCACCAAGTTCCTGAAGAACATGGACACTGGGCACCCAGTGTTTTACTGCAACGATTGTGCGTCCCAGTTTAGGACACCCTCAGCGTTCATAGCCCACCTGGAGTCTCACCTTGGCTTTCAGATCAAAGACATGAACAAGTTGCCCTTGGATCACCAGACCAAGGTCATGGCTGAGCCAGAACTGCCTAAGGCTCTGTCCATTCGAGCGCTGGAGTCCGTGACCACAGAGGAGGAAGGTGACTCTAAGTTCAAATGCAAACTCTGCAGTCGGACATTTGCCAGTAATCACGCCGTCAAACTTCACCTAAGCAAAACACATAGCAAATCACCAGAGAACCATTCTCAGTATGTCGAAATGGACAAGGAGTAG